Proteins from a genomic interval of Paenibacillus lentus:
- a CDS encoding TIGR03943 family putative permease subunit produces the protein MKYAQRSQRRQQLAKAFILLAFALFIAHLTKTGALHYYIAPKMEPWIRYSAIPLAIMSLCLACQALSNKDAAACGCEHHPSTSRLKNAAAYTLFLFPLLLGMILPDYALGSMAADQKGMQLTSPVLNSEHLNDIFISPDKYNEEFTELAKKLYSAEIIEVKPEIYSETIGAIELFKDKFKGKTVKLSGFVYNDPSLDHEREFIVGRFLVQCCTADAYPFGVVVNSDQPLPRFQQDAWIEVQGTLQTKILNEKEIIAITADELREVPRPDTPYVYPNDHPLEAWE, from the coding sequence ATGAAATATGCTCAAAGGTCCCAGCGTCGACAGCAGCTAGCAAAAGCCTTTATTCTGCTCGCCTTCGCCTTATTTATCGCCCATTTAACCAAGACCGGAGCTCTGCATTATTATATCGCGCCCAAAATGGAGCCCTGGATTCGCTATAGTGCGATCCCATTGGCGATCATGTCCCTGTGCCTCGCCTGCCAAGCCCTGTCGAACAAAGACGCTGCAGCATGTGGCTGTGAACACCATCCCTCAACCTCCAGATTAAAAAATGCCGCTGCCTACACACTATTCCTTTTCCCGCTATTGCTTGGCATGATTTTGCCGGATTACGCCCTGGGAAGCATGGCTGCCGACCAAAAGGGAATGCAGCTCACCTCTCCTGTTTTAAACTCGGAGCATCTGAATGACATCTTTATTTCTCCGGACAAATACAATGAAGAATTCACCGAGCTGGCCAAGAAGTTATATTCCGCCGAGATCATCGAAGTTAAACCGGAAATTTACTCTGAAACAATTGGGGCCATCGAGCTATTCAAGGACAAATTCAAAGGTAAAACCGTAAAATTGAGCGGCTTCGTTTATAATGATCCCAGCCTGGACCATGAGCGCGAGTTTATTGTGGGAAGATTTCTCGTACAGTGCTGCACCGCTGATGCCTATCCCTTTGGGGTGGTCGTGAACTCCGATCAGCCGCTGCCCCGATTCCAGCAGGATGCCTGGATTGAAGTACAAGGCACGCTGCAGACGAAAATCCTTAACGAGAAGGAAATCATCGCCATTACGGCGGACGAATTACGTGAGGTCCCTCGCCCTGACACGCCCTACGTCTATCCGAATGATCATCCACTTGAAGCTTGGGAGTAG
- a CDS encoding ABC transporter ATP-binding protein, translated as MLQLSNVSKLFHPGSPDEKIALANVSLHLQPGDFVTVVGSNGAGKSTLMNMISGVLKPDVGEVRIAGSEVSHLIEHQRSRWIGRVFQDPMAGTAPNMTIEENLAMAYSRGKRRGLRLGINSSRRSMFRNHLSRLGIGLENRLRAKVGTLSGGERQALSLLMATFTQPRILLLDEHTAALDPARAELVTKLTQSIVEEMKLTTLMVTHNMEQAIRLGNRLIMMDKGRIILDVNEVKKKTLTMEELIGEFERISGHKLSDDRVVLG; from the coding sequence ATGCTGCAGCTATCGAATGTATCTAAGCTGTTTCATCCCGGGTCGCCGGATGAGAAGATTGCGCTCGCTAACGTCAGCTTACATTTGCAGCCTGGTGACTTCGTTACTGTAGTTGGCAGTAATGGCGCCGGGAAGTCTACTCTGATGAATATGATCTCTGGAGTGCTCAAACCTGACGTCGGCGAGGTCCGCATTGCGGGCAGTGAGGTCAGCCATTTGATCGAGCATCAAAGAAGCCGTTGGATTGGCCGGGTCTTCCAGGATCCGATGGCAGGGACTGCGCCTAACATGACGATCGAGGAAAATTTGGCGATGGCCTACTCACGGGGCAAAAGACGTGGATTGCGTCTTGGTATCAATTCCTCAAGGCGCAGTATGTTCCGCAATCATCTCAGCCGTTTGGGCATTGGCCTGGAGAATAGACTGCGGGCCAAGGTTGGCACGCTGTCTGGGGGAGAACGTCAAGCGCTCAGTCTGCTGATGGCGACCTTCACCCAACCGCGAATTTTGCTGCTGGATGAGCACACCGCCGCGCTTGACCCGGCTCGGGCCGAGTTGGTGACGAAGCTTACCCAAAGCATCGTGGAGGAGATGAAGCTGACAACGCTGATGGTGACGCATAACATGGAGCAGGCTATACGTCTTGGCAATCGCCTCATCATGATGGACAAAGGCCGCATTATTCTCGATGTGAATGAAGTAAAGAAGAAGACGCTGACCATGGAAGAGTTGATTGGCGAATTCGAGAGAATCAGTGGTCACAAGCTATCCGACGACCGTGTCGTGCTCGGGTAA
- a CDS encoding ABC transporter permease: MVNSLIGALESGLLYALMALGVYITFRILDFPDLTVDGSFTTGGAIAAVMITKGADPVTATLLACFGGIIAGMFTGLLHTKGRINGLLSGILMMIALYSINMRILGKPNVALLGERTIFSFISPLWLMPFVVIVIKLLLDLFFKTDLGLALRATGDNQRMIRSFGAHTDYTIILGLSLSNGLVALSGALIAQQSGFADITSGIGMIVIGLASVIIGEAILGARTVFFATLAAIIGAIVYRVVVAVALRVPWFESSDLKLITAVIVIVALVLPSVQRASKQRSLGRKRSREVTESLGEHVGMGGGR, encoded by the coding sequence ATGGTCAACTCGTTAATCGGAGCTCTTGAATCCGGCCTGCTCTACGCGCTGATGGCGCTTGGAGTTTATATTACCTTTCGGATTCTGGATTTTCCAGATCTAACGGTGGATGGAAGCTTTACGACAGGCGGCGCCATCGCTGCGGTTATGATTACCAAAGGAGCAGACCCGGTAACGGCAACCCTGCTCGCTTGCTTCGGCGGGATTATCGCCGGTATGTTTACGGGATTGCTTCATACGAAAGGCCGCATTAACGGGTTACTGTCAGGGATATTGATGATGATCGCGTTGTACTCGATTAATATGCGGATCTTGGGCAAGCCGAACGTCGCGCTGCTTGGCGAGAGAACGATATTTAGCTTCATCTCCCCGCTGTGGTTAATGCCTTTTGTAGTCATTGTGATCAAGCTGCTGCTGGATTTGTTCTTCAAAACGGATCTTGGTCTGGCGCTTCGAGCCACTGGCGATAACCAACGAATGATTCGCAGTTTTGGCGCTCATACGGATTATACGATTATTCTTGGACTAAGTTTGTCGAATGGTCTCGTAGCATTGTCGGGTGCGCTGATTGCCCAGCAGTCTGGTTTTGCGGATATCACGTCAGGAATTGGTATGATCGTCATCGGGCTCGCCTCTGTCATTATCGGTGAAGCGATACTAGGTGCGAGAACCGTATTCTTTGCTACGCTCGCCGCAATCATAGGTGCGATCGTCTATCGTGTGGTCGTTGCTGTCGCTCTGCGTGTCCCGTGGTTCGAATCATCGGATTTGAAGCTGATTACCGCTGTGATCGTCATCGTTGCTTTGGTTCTTCCGTCCGTGCAACGCGCATCGAAGCAGCGCTCGCTTGGCCGGAAACGTTCAAGAGAGGTTACAGAGTCGCTTGGTGAACATGTAGGTATGGGGGGTGGGCGTTAA
- a CDS encoding ABC transporter substrate-binding protein codes for MKKKIGVLLAIVAMLVTVIGCGSNNAGSSNSGAASNKGNAEVGAPADTGKESYKIAISQIVEHPSLDATREGFLAALKDAGIVEGENLKLDYNNAQGDPTNNLTIAQKIAGDKYDLVLGIATPPAQALVGQVKSSPILFASVTDPLDAKLVDNLEKPGGNVSGASDTNPEAIVKLMDFIAENFKDVKTVGVVINQGEPNAVIMAGHAEKALEKHGIKLIKAPVTNTSEVKQAAESLIGRADALYTTLDNTVVEAVSTIIQIANEHDIPFFSSDRDTVEKGAFATVGFKYYDHGYQVGQMAIEVLKEGKKVGDMPITFPDKLDLILNLKAAAEQGIEVTDAMKDMVNDKENNLLE; via the coding sequence ATGAAAAAGAAAATAGGGGTGTTATTGGCCATTGTTGCTATGCTTGTTACAGTGATCGGCTGCGGCAGCAATAATGCCGGCAGCAGCAACTCCGGGGCTGCGTCAAATAAGGGCAACGCAGAAGTAGGTGCTCCGGCGGATACGGGCAAGGAGAGCTATAAAATCGCAATTTCGCAAATCGTTGAGCATCCGTCTCTCGATGCGACTCGGGAAGGTTTCCTCGCAGCGCTTAAGGACGCAGGCATCGTAGAAGGTGAGAACCTGAAGCTCGATTATAATAACGCACAGGGAGATCCAACCAATAACCTGACGATTGCGCAAAAAATTGCCGGAGATAAATACGACCTTGTTCTGGGGATTGCTACGCCTCCAGCTCAAGCGCTCGTAGGTCAGGTTAAGAGCTCACCGATTCTGTTCGCCAGCGTTACCGACCCATTGGATGCCAAACTGGTCGACAATTTGGAAAAGCCAGGCGGCAATGTATCGGGAGCATCCGACACGAACCCCGAAGCCATTGTCAAACTAATGGATTTTATCGCGGAGAACTTCAAGGATGTGAAGACAGTTGGCGTCGTCATTAACCAGGGCGAGCCGAACGCCGTCATTATGGCTGGTCATGCGGAGAAAGCGCTTGAGAAACATGGCATCAAGCTGATTAAAGCGCCGGTAACGAACACGTCTGAAGTGAAGCAGGCGGCAGAATCGTTGATTGGCCGCGCTGATGCTTTGTATACGACGCTTGACAATACGGTTGTCGAGGCAGTCAGCACAATCATTCAAATCGCGAATGAGCATGATATCCCGTTCTTCTCCAGCGACCGCGATACGGTAGAGAAGGGGGCTTTTGCCACAGTTGGTTTTAAATATTATGATCATGGCTACCAGGTGGGGCAAATGGCTATTGAAGTATTAAAGGAAGGCAAGAAAGTCGGCGATATGCCGATCACCTTCCCGGATAAGCTTGACCTGATTCTGAACCTTAAGGCAGCCGCCGAGCAAGGAATCGAGGTTACCGATGCTATGAAAGACATGGTTAACGATAAGGAGAACAACTTGCTGGAATAG
- a CDS encoding copper amine oxidase N-terminal domain-containing protein — translation MSKWLSLPLVLLLVFLTGCQAVGGFDINKALLSNLEVQASESRQSVSIEVVPADKVSAEDKEIIDLINSVSLIVDHAKIQDASTMSIKGSVDYSGEKLPYHISMDKKGMAIQLEGAKQPLYISLEDASLDYIDLEQYNEQAQEFGVKAAGFLLKHMPNPSTISVKKVQEKVNDESLSLTQLHVEIRGDELVKLVKPFITNAAKDEEGLKELIGVFYDTFYPILTGTFGSDASGDSPASSKEFAVAAMYGVVQESLAEVLKEYDQKVDALFEEMPELNTVLGKDTVLKMDLYFDSSLNTRKQNMEFTVAIPQSEGVPIKSFTVRSESEMWNVGGNVAIDQVNLSAGKLEVADEEITPGQMLRNFEPGSIIHKLLTEQMQITSKYVLVGYPGDYYEVIKKNGTSFVPLRYMSVELDAEIKWNKETKTATIIDDITLEEIVLTVDSKQAKVGGKAVTLSEPAFIHEDGKAYVPLRFIAEALGAKVHVDAEGWITVIRD, via the coding sequence ATGAGTAAATGGCTATCGCTGCCACTAGTGTTGCTGCTAGTCTTCCTTACAGGATGTCAGGCGGTAGGGGGATTCGATATCAACAAAGCTTTGTTGAGCAACTTGGAAGTCCAAGCCAGTGAATCCAGACAATCGGTTTCGATTGAAGTCGTACCAGCGGATAAGGTATCTGCAGAAGATAAGGAAATTATTGATCTGATCAATTCAGTTTCTTTAATTGTTGACCATGCTAAAATTCAGGATGCTTCTACGATGTCGATCAAAGGTTCGGTCGATTACTCCGGAGAGAAGCTGCCATATCATATCTCCATGGACAAGAAAGGGATGGCCATTCAGCTTGAAGGGGCGAAGCAGCCGCTGTACATATCTCTAGAGGATGCGTCTTTAGATTATATTGACTTGGAGCAATACAATGAGCAGGCGCAAGAGTTCGGCGTTAAGGCTGCCGGATTTCTGTTGAAGCATATGCCGAATCCATCCACGATTTCTGTGAAGAAAGTGCAGGAGAAAGTTAACGATGAATCGCTTAGCCTGACACAGCTGCATGTGGAAATCCGTGGTGACGAGCTGGTGAAGCTAGTGAAGCCGTTTATAACGAATGCGGCGAAAGACGAAGAGGGTTTGAAGGAGCTTATCGGGGTATTCTATGATACCTTCTATCCGATTCTTACCGGTACATTTGGAAGTGATGCGTCTGGCGACAGCCCAGCTTCCTCCAAAGAATTTGCCGTTGCGGCAATGTATGGAGTAGTACAAGAATCGCTGGCCGAGGTACTGAAGGAATACGACCAAAAAGTTGATGCTTTGTTCGAAGAAATGCCTGAACTGAATACCGTTCTTGGTAAGGACACTGTGTTGAAAATGGACTTGTATTTCGATAGCAGCCTGAACACGCGCAAGCAGAACATGGAATTTACGGTAGCAATTCCTCAAAGTGAAGGCGTACCTATTAAATCATTCACGGTGCGCAGTGAATCCGAAATGTGGAATGTTGGCGGAAATGTAGCTATAGATCAAGTGAATTTGAGCGCGGGCAAACTGGAAGTTGCCGATGAGGAGATTACTCCGGGACAGATGCTGCGCAATTTTGAGCCGGGTTCAATCATTCACAAACTGCTGACCGAACAAATGCAGATCACTTCCAAATATGTGTTGGTCGGTTATCCGGGAGATTATTATGAAGTAATCAAGAAGAATGGTACCAGCTTTGTACCGCTTCGTTATATGTCCGTTGAGTTGGACGCTGAAATCAAATGGAATAAGGAAACGAAAACGGCTACGATCATCGACGATATTACTCTAGAGGAAATCGTGCTGACTGTTGATTCCAAGCAAGCGAAGGTAGGCGGGAAGGCCGTAACATTATCCGAACCGGCATTCATTCATGAAGACGGCAAGGCGTATGTACCGCTGCGTTTTATCGCTGAAGCTTTAGGGGCGAAGGTGCATGTGGACGCTGAAGGCTGGATTACAGTAATTCGCGATTAA
- the queC gene encoding 7-cyano-7-deazaguanine synthase QueC — translation MLQHEKSVVVFSGGQDSTTCLFWALKQFREVEVVTFDYGQRNKQEIECARGIAEELGVKFHLLDMSLLAQLSPNAMTRHDMDIVHEDGELPNTFVEGRNHLFLSFAAVLAKGVGARHIITGVCETDFSGYPDCRDAFVKSLNVTLNLAMDHNFVIHTPLMWLDKAATWQLADELGAFDYIRERTLTCYNGVIGDGCGECPSCKLRLAGMNAYLDKRAKGESS, via the coding sequence ATGCTTCAACACGAAAAGTCCGTTGTTGTATTCAGCGGCGGCCAAGACAGTACAACTTGCCTCTTTTGGGCTCTGAAGCAATTCCGTGAAGTCGAGGTCGTGACCTTCGATTACGGCCAGCGCAACAAGCAGGAAATCGAGTGCGCCCGCGGAATAGCCGAAGAGCTTGGGGTCAAATTCCACCTGCTCGATATGAGTCTATTGGCTCAATTAAGCCCGAATGCAATGACACGCCATGACATGGACATCGTCCATGAAGACGGCGAGCTGCCCAATACCTTTGTAGAAGGCCGCAACCATTTATTTTTAAGCTTTGCAGCTGTTCTTGCTAAAGGAGTTGGAGCAAGGCATATTATTACCGGCGTATGCGAAACGGACTTCAGCGGCTACCCGGACTGCCGGGACGCCTTCGTCAAATCGCTAAACGTAACGCTGAACTTGGCGATGGATCATAACTTCGTCATCCATACCCCGCTTATGTGGCTCGATAAAGCCGCCACCTGGCAGCTTGCCGATGAACTTGGCGCCTTTGACTACATCCGGGAGCGGACGCTTACCTGTTACAACGGCGTAATCGGCGATGGCTGCGGGGAGTGTCCTTCCTGCAAGCTAAGGCTTGCCGGTATGAATGCCTATCTTGATAAACGAGCAAAGGGGGAGAGCTCATGA
- the queD gene encoding 6-carboxytetrahydropterin synthase QueD: protein MSFVPGEFRIVDKLQKLGEDIPHSELRYHKRRVLVSKEFTFDAAHHLHAYEGKCKNLHGHTYRVIFGISGIPDELGLTIDFGTIKTIWKQEIEGYLDHQYLNESLPLMNTTAENMVVWLYEQMEQALQSDAYRSSSLQARTEFVRLYETPTSYAEARREWMSGE, encoded by the coding sequence ATGAGCTTTGTCCCTGGCGAATTTCGCATCGTTGACAAGCTGCAGAAGCTGGGAGAGGACATACCTCATTCCGAATTAAGATACCATAAGAGACGTGTGCTGGTAAGTAAAGAATTTACATTTGATGCTGCACACCATTTACATGCTTATGAGGGCAAGTGCAAAAACTTGCATGGACATACCTATAGAGTTATTTTCGGCATTAGCGGCATACCGGATGAACTTGGCCTCACGATCGATTTCGGCACGATCAAAACGATTTGGAAGCAGGAGATCGAGGGATATCTCGATCATCAATATTTAAACGAGTCGCTACCGCTAATGAATACAACGGCGGAAAATATGGTCGTATGGCTGTATGAGCAAATGGAACAGGCGCTTCAGTCCGACGCTTATCGTTCCTCTTCTCTGCAGGCCAGAACGGAATTCGTTCGCCTGTACGAAACACCGACCAGCTATGCTGAAGCGAGACGGGAGTGGATGAGCGGTGAGTAA
- the queE gene encoding 7-carboxy-7-deazaguanine synthase QueE, producing MSNHQQPIPVLEIFGPTIQGEGMVIGQKTMFVRTAGCDYRCSWCDSAFTWDGSAKDDIRLLTAEDIYAELCSLGGDRFSHVTLSGGNPALLGGLGTLVSLLHERGFIVAVETQGSRWQDWLAEVDEVTLSPKPPSSGMTTDWNMLDEVTSKLSARPYPLKQSLKVVVFDDEDLAYAKEVHVRYPHIPFYLQVGNPDVKRMDIQQHTADLLERYEQLIDQVVSAPELNNVRVLPQLHALVWGNKRGV from the coding sequence GTGAGTAATCATCAGCAGCCTATCCCTGTCCTAGAAATATTCGGCCCGACCATTCAAGGGGAGGGCATGGTCATCGGTCAGAAGACGATGTTCGTCCGCACCGCGGGCTGCGACTACCGCTGCTCCTGGTGCGATTCCGCTTTTACCTGGGATGGCAGCGCCAAGGATGACATCCGGCTGTTAACAGCCGAGGATATCTATGCCGAGCTGTGCTCCCTGGGGGGAGATCGATTCTCCCATGTTACGCTGTCCGGCGGCAATCCCGCTCTCCTTGGGGGACTCGGTACGCTAGTATCACTGCTTCATGAGAGGGGATTCATCGTCGCAGTAGAGACGCAGGGCTCCCGGTGGCAGGATTGGCTCGCGGAAGTCGACGAAGTAACCCTGTCTCCGAAACCGCCGAGCTCGGGCATGACGACCGACTGGAATATGCTTGACGAGGTGACCTCCAAGCTGTCGGCAAGACCTTATCCTTTGAAACAAAGCCTTAAAGTCGTTGTCTTTGATGATGAGGATTTAGCCTATGCCAAAGAAGTCCATGTCCGCTATCCGCACATACCTTTTTACTTGCAGGTGGGCAACCCAGATGTGAAAAGAATGGATATCCAACAGCATACTGCAGATCTTCTGGAGAGATATGAGCAGCTGATCGACCAGGTTGTCTCCGCCCCAGAATTGAATAATGTGCGCGTGCTCCCCCAGCTCCATGCCCTCGTTTGGGGAAATAAACGCGGCGTGTAG
- the queF gene encoding preQ(1) synthase, with amino-acid sequence MTGRQNDELQDLTLLGNQNVQYSFTYDPDILESFDNKHPYRDYFVKFNCPEFTSLCPITGQPDFATIYISYIPDIKMVESKSLKLYLFSFRNHGDFHEDCVNIIMNDLIKLMDPRYIEVWGKFTPRGGISIDPYCNYGRPGTKYESMAEQRLIQHDMYPEKIDNR; translated from the coding sequence ATGACTGGAAGACAAAACGATGAGCTTCAGGATTTAACGCTGCTCGGCAATCAAAATGTGCAATATTCTTTTACTTATGATCCCGACATTCTCGAGAGCTTTGATAATAAACACCCGTACCGCGATTATTTCGTAAAGTTCAATTGCCCGGAATTTACAAGCTTGTGTCCGATTACCGGACAGCCTGACTTCGCTACGATTTATATTAGTTATATTCCCGATATCAAAATGGTAGAAAGCAAATCGCTGAAGCTGTATTTGTTCAGCTTCCGCAATCACGGCGATTTCCATGAAGACTGTGTAAATATCATTATGAATGATCTGATTAAACTGATGGATCCAAGATATATCGAGGTCTGGGGCAAATTTACACCGCGAGGCGGCATTTCAATCGACCCGTACTGTAACTATGGGCGTCCTGGCACGAAATACGAGAGTATGGCTGAGCAGCGTCTGATACAGCATGACATGTATCCGGAGAAAATTGACAACCGGTAA
- a CDS encoding 2-hydroxyacid dehydrogenase — MKPKVFIARNVPKEVENYIAKHCIYDKWDRPELIPRDALLASLSDAEGLLTFGGKIDAELLDHAPKLKVVSTMSVGYNHFDLAAMKARGVMGTNTPDVLNETVADLIFALILASARRVTELDRYVKEGQWKRGNNQNLFGLDVHHKKLGIIGMGGIGEAVARRATWGFQMEVLYHNRSRKPAAESELGATYCSMDKLLQEADFIVLMTPLTPETQRLIGEREFGLMKPSAIFINASRGQTVDEQALISALEQKTIYGAGLDVFEREPISPDNPLLKLPNVITLPHIGSATSKTRFDMAMLAAQNMVAALNGHIPPQLVKELRA, encoded by the coding sequence TTGAAGCCGAAAGTATTCATTGCCCGCAACGTTCCGAAAGAAGTGGAAAACTATATCGCTAAACATTGCATCTATGACAAATGGGATCGTCCAGAGCTTATCCCGAGAGACGCACTGCTGGCCAGTCTGTCCGATGCTGAGGGACTGCTCACCTTTGGCGGCAAAATAGATGCAGAGCTGCTTGATCACGCCCCGAAATTAAAAGTCGTCAGTACGATGAGCGTGGGCTACAATCACTTTGATCTTGCGGCGATGAAAGCCCGCGGCGTCATGGGGACCAATACGCCCGACGTATTGAATGAAACCGTGGCCGATTTAATATTCGCGCTGATTCTAGCTTCGGCCCGCCGAGTTACCGAGCTCGATCGCTACGTGAAGGAAGGACAATGGAAGCGCGGCAACAACCAGAATTTATTTGGCCTAGACGTCCATCACAAGAAGCTGGGGATTATCGGTATGGGCGGCATCGGGGAAGCCGTTGCCCGCCGGGCAACATGGGGGTTCCAGATGGAAGTCCTGTATCATAACCGCAGCCGGAAACCAGCCGCTGAATCGGAGCTTGGAGCCACCTATTGCTCAATGGACAAATTGCTTCAGGAAGCCGACTTCATCGTCCTGATGACGCCGCTGACGCCAGAGACGCAGCGCCTGATCGGCGAGCGGGAATTCGGACTGATGAAGCCATCAGCGATCTTCATTAATGCCTCCCGCGGGCAGACTGTGGATGAGCAGGCTCTCATCAGCGCATTGGAGCAGAAAACAATATATGGCGCAGGTTTAGACGTTTTCGAACGGGAGCCTATATCCCCAGATAACCCTTTATTGAAACTGCCTAATGTTATTACCCTGCCCCATATCGGCTCGGCAACGAGCAAGACGAGATTCGACATGGCTATGCTCGCTGCGCAAAATATGGTCGCTGCCCTCAACGGCCATATTCCGCCACAGCTCGTTAAGGAACTGCGGGCTTAA
- a CDS encoding MDR family MFS transporter translates to MKQKDNTSLILIGLMLAILMSAMDNTIVTTAMGTIVSQLGGMNQFVWVTSAYMVAVMAGTPVFGKLSDMYGRKRFFIFGIITFLVGSVLCGMAESIMQLSIYRAIQGIGGGALMPIAFTIIYDIFPLEKRGKMTGLLGAVFGTSSIFGPLLGAYITDRLGWHWVFLINVPIGLVCLGLIIVFYRESLLRSEQRIDWGGAFTLVASVVCLMFALELGGETYPWGSTVILSLFAGFTVLFIAFLFIETQAEEPIISFNMFRNRLYATSSALALLYGSVFIVATVFIPIYVQGVFGGSATNSGMILMPMMIGSVIGSMLGGFLSTRLSYKTIMFISVFCFVSGIFALSTITNETTRFLLTLYSILTGFGVGYSFSVLSMAAVHHFDMRQRGAATSTNSFLRSLGMTLGITIFGIVQRNLVADEMKRAFGGESAGAGVSAEAFGDLREALSPERRVQIPPQILEKITSALSTSIAHTFMWALIPAGLAILVVFIMPNDRISPQGKRRSQLEQSS, encoded by the coding sequence ATGAAACAGAAGGATAACACCTCTCTCATCTTAATCGGTCTGATGCTGGCGATACTAATGTCAGCCATGGATAATACGATCGTTACGACGGCAATGGGTACGATTGTGTCGCAGCTTGGCGGAATGAACCAGTTCGTATGGGTAACCTCGGCGTACATGGTTGCCGTTATGGCCGGTACTCCAGTATTTGGGAAGCTCTCCGATATGTACGGTCGCAAACGTTTTTTTATATTCGGGATTATTACGTTCTTAGTTGGTTCTGTGCTGTGCGGCATGGCGGAAAGCATAATGCAGCTGAGCATTTACAGAGCTATCCAGGGGATTGGCGGCGGGGCGCTGATGCCGATTGCTTTTACAATAATTTATGACATATTTCCCTTGGAGAAGCGCGGTAAAATGACGGGTTTGCTCGGGGCGGTGTTCGGAACCTCCAGCATATTTGGCCCATTGCTCGGTGCTTATATTACCGATAGACTAGGCTGGCATTGGGTATTCCTGATCAATGTGCCGATTGGGCTGGTCTGTCTCGGATTAATAATCGTCTTCTATCGCGAATCCTTGTTGCGTTCCGAGCAGCGCATCGATTGGGGCGGGGCATTTACGCTTGTTGCTTCCGTCGTGTGTCTGATGTTTGCGCTGGAACTAGGTGGAGAAACCTATCCTTGGGGATCAACCGTAATCCTAAGCTTGTTTGCTGGCTTTACCGTATTATTTATAGCTTTCCTGTTCATAGAGACGCAGGCGGAGGAGCCCATTATTTCATTTAATATGTTCAGGAATAGGCTTTACGCGACGAGCAGCGCACTCGCATTGCTTTACGGCAGTGTGTTTATTGTCGCGACAGTGTTCATCCCTATTTATGTACAGGGCGTATTTGGGGGTTCTGCGACGAACTCGGGTATGATACTTATGCCGATGATGATTGGATCGGTTATAGGTAGTATGTTAGGTGGATTTTTATCTACGCGGCTATCGTATAAGACGATCATGTTTATTTCCGTATTCTGTTTTGTGAGCGGTATTTTTGCATTAAGCACGATTACAAATGAAACTACCCGGTTTCTGCTTACGCTTTATAGCATTTTGACCGGATTTGGGGTAGGCTACTCCTTTTCGGTGCTGAGCATGGCTGCTGTTCATCATTTCGATATGCGTCAGCGTGGGGCAGCCACATCCACCAATTCCTTCTTGCGATCGTTGGGGATGACTCTGGGAATTACGATTTTTGGGATAGTACAAAGAAATTTAGTTGCTGATGAAATGAAGCGGGCATTTGGTGGAGAGAGCGCAGGAGCAGGAGTATCCGCGGAAGCCTTCGGCGATTTGAGGGAAGCATTATCCCCGGAGCGGAGGGTGCAAATTCCGCCGCAGATTTTGGAGAAAATAACATCGGCTCTGTCCACCTCTATTGCCCATACATTTATGTGGGCACTGATTCCCGCCGGACTAGCCATCCTGGTCGTATTCATCATGCCGAATGATCGCATTTCCCCGCAAGGCAAGCGAAGGTCTCAATTGGAGCAATCGTCGTAG